The DNA segment TCACCTACAACTCGCCGTCGCACGGCCCGATGCCGGCGGATGCTTTCAGCTTCATCAGCGCCAATGCCGTGCGCGAGTACGAGCCGCTGGTCGGCGTCACCGGCGACATAGACCTGTCGGGCCGCCTGCGCGCCTCGCTACGCCGCAGCGCCGCGCTGCTTGAAGCCGCGCACGCCGGCACCGAAGTCGCTCGCCGCGCGCTCGTCCAGGCGGTCAACGAAGCCTATTACGGGCTGGCGCTGGCCGCCGCCCGCCGGCGCTCGGCAGAACTGAGCCTGAAGGCCGCCGAAGAGTTCGAGCAGATCACCAACCTGCTCTTTCAAGGCGGTGAAGTCGCCGAGGTCGATTACGCGCGGGCGCGCTTGCAGACCGCATCCCGCCGTGACGAGATGGAGCAGGCGCGCGCCGCCGAGTTGATCGCCGCGGACACCTTGCGCGTCTTTGTCGGTTACGATTTCACTCGCCCGATTGCGGCGACCGACCTGACCATCGCGCCGCCCGACACCAATGAGCTGAACGGCTTTGCTGTGGCGGATATTACAAAGCGACCGGAGCTTCAACAGTTCGACGCGCAGCGCCGCGCCGCCGAGCAGGAAGTCTCTGCCGCCCGCGCCGAGCGCCGCCCGCAACTCTCTTATAGCCTCAACGGCGGCTTCGACACCGACTCGTTGAAGCCGACGCCGCTCAAGCAGCACACCGGCGTCCTCGCAACCATTAGCGTGACGATCCCCCTATTCGATTGGGGCATCAGTCGCAGCCGCGAGCGTCAGGCGCAATTGCGCGCCCAGTCCCTCGACGCGCAACGCGCGCTGGCCTTGCGCACCTTCAACCAGCAGTTTTACTCGGCGCGCGAGCAGGCGCTGTCGGCGGCGCGGCGCGTGCAGATTTTGCAGAGCGCCGTCACCGTCGCCGAGCGCAACGTGCAGACTTCCATCGCCCGCTACCGCGCCGGCGAAGCGCCGATCCTTGAAGTCACCGACGCGCAGACGACGCTCGCCGCCCAGCGCGCCGCCTTGTTCCAGGCGCTCTTCGATTATCAGATCGCGCGGACGCGATTGGCGCAAGCCGCAGGACAGTGATGGGACGCGAAGAAGATAAACTTTTAAAGCTCGACAGGCCGCCCGGCGAAGAACCCCGCACGGCGCGAAGCCGGCTCTGGGTGCGGGTTTCAAGTGTGAGCAGCCGCACCTGGCTGATCGTCACGGCTTCGCTCATTGCCTTCGTGATTCTGGTCTACTGGCTGTGGCCGGCGAAGAAAACCGCTGCCGAAGAAGAGGCCGCGGACATCACCGTCAGCGTGCGCGTCGCCCAGGCCGAGCGCGGCACGATTGCCTCGGAGATTACGGCGCTCGGCACCATCTTCCCGCGCGAACAGGCGACCGTCAGCCCGAAAATCAGCGCCCAGATTAAGTCTATGCCGCTGGTCAGAAACCGCCACGTCAAGGCCGGCGAGGTGATCGCTACGCTCGAAGCCCGCGACGTGCAGGCGCAGCGCGCCGAGGCGGCAGCGGCGCTCGACGAAGCGCAGGCCAACCTGCGATTGCTGAGCGGCGGCACGATTCCCGAAGCCACCTCGCAGGACGAGAAAGCGGTGCGCGACGCGCGCGCCAACGTCAACAATGCGCGGGCGACTTACGAGCGGCGGCTCCAGCTTTTCGAGCGCGGCGGCATCTCGAAAAAAGACCTCGAAGCTTCGCAACTGGCGCTGACGACCGCCGAGAATGATTTGCGCGCCGCCGAAGCCGCCGCCCGTCTGCACCAGACGGCCAGCAATCCGAACAACCGCGCCGCCGCCGCCTCGCGAGTCAAACAGGCGCAGGATCGTCTGGTGGCGCTCGACACGCAACTGAGCTACGCGGTGATTCGCGCGCCGTTCGCCGGCGTCATCACCGAGCAGTTCCAGTATCAGGGCGAGTACGCCGCCGCCGGGGCGAAGTTGTTCACCGTCGCTGATGACAGCGAGGTGATTATTAAAGCGCCGGTCTCTGACACGGTCGCGGTCCATCTCAAGGCCGGCG comes from the Blastocatellia bacterium genome and includes:
- a CDS encoding TolC family protein, producing MITLKNRTARIIRQALRSRIRLGLAAALLSVIWITNTHGQQQPTPQQNPNPPATKPSQNQNPPTPAPNPAPPTTPAQPPAPAVPFAQPATQAPTQPGTPIALGDAVQQAINQASTFQQARVEELIAAEDVRQARLAFLPRLTSSLSFTYNSPSHGPMPADAFSFISANAVREYEPLVGVTGDIDLSGRLRASLRRSAALLEAAHAGTEVARRALVQAVNEAYYGLALAAARRRSAELSLKAAEEFEQITNLLFQGGEVAEVDYARARLQTASRRDEMEQARAAELIAADTLRVFVGYDFTRPIAATDLTIAPPDTNELNGFAVADITKRPELQQFDAQRRAAEQEVSAARAERRPQLSYSLNGGFDTDSLKPTPLKQHTGVLATISVTIPLFDWGISRSRERQAQLRAQSLDAQRALALRTFNQQFYSAREQALSAARRVQILQSAVTVAERNVQTSIARYRAGEAPILEVTDAQTTLAAQRAALFQALFDYQIARTRLAQAAGQ
- a CDS encoding efflux RND transporter periplasmic adaptor subunit: MGREEDKLLKLDRPPGEEPRTARSRLWVRVSSVSSRTWLIVTASLIAFVILVYWLWPAKKTAAEEEAADITVSVRVAQAERGTIASEITALGTIFPREQATVSPKISAQIKSMPLVRNRHVKAGEVIATLEARDVQAQRAEAAAALDEAQANLRLLSGGTIPEATSQDEKAVRDARANVNNARATYERRLQLFERGGISKKDLEASQLALTTAENDLRAAEAAARLHQTASNPNNRAAAASRVKQAQDRLVALDTQLSYAVIRAPFAGVITEQFQYQGEYAAAGAKLFTVADDSEVIIKAPVSDTVAVHLKAGDPATVLPQELPDEKIEASVSLISPATDPQSRTVEVWINLKNPGGRMNVNSAAKVIVTTETVTDAVIVPAAAVTLKATNADEGTVMVVAEDPASHEKVAHETKVSIGIRTSEQMEITSGLQGGEAVIIEGNYALPDGTKVEINSGEEEEGGDKDEGGKGEGGSDKPGPGGGMPQQTKPAGDNAPPNPGGANPNPGGAKPKTPDVTPTTKGEPPAKPPTKPPAQPGGKP